One stretch of Bactrocera tryoni isolate S06 unplaced genomic scaffold, CSIRO_BtryS06_freeze2 scaffold_7, whole genome shotgun sequence DNA includes these proteins:
- the LOC120781535 gene encoding uncharacterized protein LOC120781535 isoform X1: protein MMDGLLRVHGRLKNSNLDENMRHSVIVPDGSRLAWLIMDHAHNETKHGGIQIMMQFIRQNYWITRLRSSLSKYLHRCVICVRHNHRTEVQMMADVPPDRVRAVGPRHVSWAYHCMMPTTT from the exons ATGATGGACGGATTACTCAGAGTACATGGCcggttaaaaaattcaaatttagatGAAAACATGCGACACTCCGTGATAGTTCCAGACGGATCCAGATTAGCGTGGTTAATAATGGATCATGCGCATAACGAAACGAAACACGGTGGCATTCAAATCATGATGCAATTTATTCGTCAGAATTACTGGATTACGCGCCTTCGTAGTTCACTAAGCAAATACCTGCACAGATGTGTTATTTGTGTGCGACACAATCATCGCACAGAGGTCCAAATGATGGCAGATGTACCCCCCGATCGAGTCAGAGCAG TCGGACCCCgtcacgtttcttgggcctaccatTGTATGATGCCGACGACAACTTAG
- the LOC120781535 gene encoding uncharacterized protein LOC120781535 isoform X2, which produces MMDGLLRVHGRLKNSNLDENMRHSVIVPDGSRLAWLIMDHAHNETKHGGIQIMMQFIRQNYWITRLRSSLSKYLHRCVICVRHNHRTEVQMMADVPPDRVRAATISTN; this is translated from the exons ATGATGGACGGATTACTCAGAGTACATGGCcggttaaaaaattcaaatttagatGAAAACATGCGACACTCCGTGATAGTTCCAGACGGATCCAGATTAGCGTGGTTAATAATGGATCATGCGCATAACGAAACGAAACACGGTGGCATTCAAATCATGATGCAATTTATTCGTCAGAATTACTGGATTACGCGCCTTCGTAGTTCACTAAGCAAATACCTGCACAGATGTGTTATTTGTGTGCGACACAATCATCGCACAGAGGTCCAAATGATGGCAGATGTACCCCCCGATCGAGTCAGAGCAG cgaccatatctACAAACTAG